One genomic region from Antedon mediterranea chromosome 3, ecAntMedi1.1, whole genome shotgun sequence encodes:
- the LOC140044867 gene encoding solute carrier family 25 member 35-like has translation MDFVLGGVACCGACLFSNPLEVVKTRMQLQGELKAKGTYHRHYRNVFHAFYTIGKVDGLLALQKGLISALWYQLFMNGVRLGTYQTLADIGLTKDKDGKPIWHRSLIAGAVSGCCGAMVGSPFYLVKTHLQAQANTAIAVGHQHTHHGLRDAFIGIIRTEGIFGMWRGVTGAMARVMVGSAVQLSTFSTSKEYVKQSKVFRDDSIMVPFTASMVGGVVVVCFMTPFDVISTRLYNQGVDANGRGMYYRGFLDCFYKIFRNEGVLAFYKGWSASWFRLAPHTVLSLVFWDQTKAFYKNFKSN, from the exons ATGGATTTTGTACTCGGCGGCGTAGCTTGTTGTGGGGCTTGTTTATTTTCCAATCCATTGGAGGTCGTGAAGACACGAATGCAGTTGCAAGGGGAACTGAAGGCTAAGGGAACCTACCATCGCCACTACCGAAATGTCTTTCATGCATTCTATACTATAGGAAAAGTCGACGGGTTATTAGCTTTACAAAAAGGCTTAATTTCGGCGTTATGGTACCAACTTTTTATGAATGGCGTACGACTTGGCACATATCAAACTCTGGCCGATATTGGTCTTACCAAAGATAAAGATGGAAAACCAATTTGGCACCGAAGTTTGATTGCTGGTGCTGTGTCTGGTTGCTGTGGTGCAATGGTTGGAAGTCCATTTTACTTA GTAAAAACTCACCTTCAAGCACAAGCGAATACTGCAATAGCTGTGGGCCATCAACatacccatcatgggctgcgTGATGCATTTATTGGAATTATTCGAACAGAAGGTATATTTGGTATGTGGAGGGGAGTAACTGGTGCAATGGCAAGAGTGATGGTAGGATCAGCCGTCCAACTGTCTACATTTAGCACCAGTAAAGAGTATGTCAAACAATCAAAG GTTTTTCGAGATGATAGTATAATGGTTCCTTTTACAGCTAGTATGGTTGGTGGCGTAGTCGTAGTCTGCTTTATGACACCGTTTGACGTCATCAGCACAAGGCTGTACAACCAAGGTGTTGATGCCAATGGCCGTGGAATGTACTACAGAGGATTTTTAGATTGTTTCTACAAGATTTTTCGTAATGAGGGCGTCCTTGCATTTTACAAGGGCTGGTCGGCCTCTTGGTTCAGATTAGCACCACACACCGTTCTTAGCTTAGTTTTCTGGGATCAGACAAAAGCCTTTTACAAGAATTTTAAATCGaactaa